A single genomic interval of Candidatus Methylomirabilota bacterium harbors:
- a CDS encoding cyclase family protein, producing the protein MRVVDLSFPIRPHFRWKVARDVRASHAKGDLFESSVMTLPCHAYTHVDAPRHFLPGTRSIAEMPVDQWIGEAAVVDLTHLRANGEVTAAELEKRAGHVRAGDIALLRTDWPRRTSVDDERFWREAPWTGRSACEWLVARRVKAVGYDYPPDYSIRTMIFEPGARVSAEDCTTHHVFFPAGITVVEYLTNLHEIGRDRCRFMALPLKLADADGSPVRAVALVD; encoded by the coding sequence GTGCGCGTCGTCGACCTGAGCTTCCCGATCCGCCCGCACTTCCGCTGGAAGGTCGCGCGCGACGTGCGCGCCTCGCACGCGAAGGGCGACCTCTTCGAGTCCTCGGTGATGACGCTCCCCTGCCACGCCTACACGCACGTGGACGCGCCCCGGCACTTCCTGCCGGGCACGCGCTCGATCGCCGAGATGCCGGTGGACCAGTGGATCGGCGAGGCCGCGGTCGTCGACCTCACCCACCTGCGCGCGAACGGTGAGGTGACCGCCGCCGAGCTCGAGAAGCGCGCGGGCCACGTGCGGGCCGGCGACATCGCGCTCCTCCGCACGGACTGGCCGCGGCGGACGAGCGTGGACGACGAGCGCTTCTGGCGCGAGGCGCCGTGGACGGGGCGGAGCGCGTGCGAGTGGCTCGTCGCGCGGCGGGTGAAGGCCGTCGGCTACGACTACCCGCCCGACTACTCGATCCGGACGATGATCTTCGAGCCCGGCGCGCGCGTGTCGGCCGAGGACTGCACCACGCACCACGTCTTCTTCCCGGCCGGCATCACGGTGGTCGAGTACCTCACGAACCTCCACGAGATCGGCCGCGACCGCTGCCGCTTCATGGCGCTCCCGCTGAAGCTCGCCGACGCCGACGGCTCGCCGGTCCGCGCGGTCGCGCTGGTGGACTAG